From the Streptomyces sp. NBC_00091 genome, the window GCTCGTCGGCGGGGGCGAAGTCCGGGTGGAGGAAGTGGTTGGTGTGGGCCAGCTCCCCGGGGGCGGCCTCGGTGACGCGCAGGTCGCCGTCGAGGTGTTCCGCGTACAGGACCCGCTCGTGGTCGCAGAGCATGAGGGAGCGGGAGCTGGCCAGCGGCAGGTCGGCGAGGATCTTCAGGGCCTGCTCGGTGCCGGACGCCGTGTCCAGGAGGTGGCGGATGGCCAGGTACGGGGGGACGCCCGGGCGCCAGGTGCCGCCGAGGACCAGGTTCAGTCCGACGGCGAGGCCGTCGCTGTTGACGCCGAGGTAGCCGAGGAGCCCGGCGAAGCTGAGCACGAGGGAGCGCCGGGCGGTGCCGGCGCGGGCGGTTTCCAGGACGGCGATGTGGGTGTCGAGGTTGCCGCTGAGGTCGACGGTCTGGGCGAGGACGGGCGGGCCGCCCGGGCCGGTGCGGGCGTAGGTGGTGCAGTCGCCGCCGGCGCGGACCTTGGAGTAGCCGGTCAGTTCGCGGCGCAGCTGGAGCAGCCAGGCCTCGTCCTCGCTGATCCGGGCCCCGTCGGCGAGGCCGGCGACCTCCTCGGCCAGGTCGGGCAGGGCCGCCTCGACCGCCTCCCGGTGGGCGGCGATCGAGGGCAGCAGGGCGGGGAGGGTCAGAGGCCGGTCGACCAGGTGGTTCAGGCGGGCCAGGCCGTCGTCGAGGAAGGCGTGCAGGGGCGTCGCCAGGGCCCGGCCGTGGGCGCGGCCGATCTCGTAGGGGGTGCCGGAGGCCCGTATGTGGGTGATGCCGGGGTCGCTCATGCCGGTACGGCCTTCTTCGGGCCGTGCGCGAGGAGCGCGCGGACGGCGGGCCATTCGGCGCGCAGGATGCTGTAGAAGACGGCGTCGCGCCGGCGGCCGCCGGGCATGTAGTTGAAGCTGCGCAGGGTGCCTTCCTCGGTGGCGCCGATGTTGGCGAGGC encodes:
- a CDS encoding C45 family peptidase, which gives rise to MSDPGITHIRASGTPYEIGRAHGRALATPLHAFLDDGLARLNHLVDRPLTLPALLPSIAAHREAVEAALPDLAEEVAGLADGARISEDEAWLLQLRRELTGYSKVRAGGDCTTYARTGPGGPPVLAQTVDLSGNLDTHIAVLETARAGTARRSLVLSFAGLLGYLGVNSDGLAVGLNLVLGGTWRPGVPPYLAIRHLLDTASGTEQALKILADLPLASSRSLMLCDHERVLYAEHLDGDLRVTEAAPGELAHTNHFLHPDFAPADELNVFARNSSLRRLAAAREGLAALPGDASAEDHFALLARPPVRVPDRGDIRAERTVAAAVVFPAAGRLHLRPGDPARSRTQVFAL